One part of the Flavobacterium johnsoniae UW101 genome encodes these proteins:
- the purL gene encoding phosphoribosylformylglycinamidine synthase produces the protein MIHFFENQSKTVFAVQTQNEISAQDISKLNWLFADANKIEKSALTGFFVGPRATMITPWSTNAVEITQNMGVPGIIRIEEFHPATEDFNDFDPMLSQKFNELDQEIFTINIQPEPILEIDDIAAYNKVEGLALSEEEVEYLNNLAAKLGRKLTDSEIFAFSQANSEHCRHKIFNGTFVIDGEEKETSLFKLIKKTSQENPNDIVSAYKDNVAFVKGPKVQQFAPKSADKPDFYEIKEFDSVISLKAETHNFPTTVEPFNGAATGSGGEIRDRLAGGQGSLPLAGTAVYMTSYSRLNDDRKWENAVEERKWLYQTPMDILIKASNGASDFGNKFGQPLITGSVLTFEHSENDRKIGYDKVIMQAGGIGYGKLDQSIKKKPQEGDKIVILGGENYRIGMGGAAVSSADTGAFGSGIELNAIQRSNPEMQKRAANAIRGLVESDNNPIVSIHDHGAGGHLNCLSELVEETGGLIDLDKLPVGDPTLSAKEIIGNESQERMGLVIGQKDIDTLQRIADRERSPMYQVGDVTGDHRFTFQSQSNGSKPMDYALEDFFGSSPKTVMTDKTVDRKYADVGYNAGDFESYLKDVLRLEAVASKDWLTNKVDRCVGGKVAKQQNAGPLQLPLNNVGVMALDYLGKEGIATSIGHAPIAALIDPVAGSRNAIAESLSNLVWAPIINGLKGVSLSANWMWACKNEGEDARLYDAVQGCSDFAIELGINIPTGKDSLSMKQKYPNDEVIAPGTVIISAAGNCTDIRKVVEPVLQKNGDSIYYINLSQDDFKLGGSSFAQIRNTIGNETSTIKDSAFFKNAFNTIQELIGENQILAGHDIGSGGLITTLLELCFADINLGAKIDFSAFAEKDLLKILFAENIGIVFQAKSDAAVEAKLNANNIEFFKLGKATTTETLDLGPWTLDIKAYRDVWFETSYLLDQKQSKNGRAQARFENYKNQVLNYTFPAHFTGKKPEIDNSKPRPKAAIIREKGSNSEREMANAMYLAGFDVKDVHMTDLISGRETLEDIQFIGAVGGFSNSDVLGSAKGWAGAFLYNEKAKTALDNFFKREDTLSVGICNGCQLFMELEVINPEHEVHGKMLHNESQKHESIFTSVKVQENNSVMLSTLAGSTLGVWVSHGEGKFKLPYAEDQYNIVSKYAYEGYPANPNGSDYNTAMMCDKTGRHLVMMPHIERSTFQWNWAHYPKDRNDEVSPWHEAFVNARKWIEKN, from the coding sequence ATGATCCATTTCTTTGAAAACCAAAGCAAAACTGTTTTTGCCGTACAAACGCAAAACGAAATTTCAGCTCAAGACATTTCAAAATTAAACTGGCTTTTTGCCGACGCAAATAAGATCGAAAAATCCGCACTGACGGGTTTTTTTGTTGGTCCCCGTGCCACTATGATCACACCGTGGAGCACAAATGCTGTAGAAATCACTCAAAATATGGGTGTTCCGGGCATTATCAGAATTGAAGAATTTCATCCGGCAACGGAAGATTTCAATGATTTTGACCCAATGCTTTCTCAAAAATTCAACGAATTAGATCAGGAAATCTTCACGATTAACATTCAGCCGGAACCAATTCTGGAAATTGATGATATTGCTGCTTACAACAAAGTTGAAGGTTTAGCTTTAAGCGAAGAAGAAGTTGAATACTTAAACAATCTTGCTGCTAAACTAGGAAGAAAATTAACTGATTCTGAAATTTTCGCCTTCTCTCAGGCAAACTCAGAACACTGTCGTCACAAAATCTTCAACGGAACTTTTGTTATTGACGGTGAAGAAAAAGAGACTTCTCTTTTTAAATTAATCAAAAAAACATCTCAGGAAAACCCTAACGATATTGTTTCTGCTTACAAAGACAACGTTGCTTTTGTAAAAGGACCAAAAGTGCAGCAATTTGCACCAAAATCGGCAGATAAACCTGATTTTTACGAAATAAAAGAATTTGATTCGGTAATCTCATTAAAAGCCGAAACACACAATTTCCCAACAACAGTTGAACCTTTCAACGGAGCTGCAACAGGTTCTGGAGGAGAAATTCGTGACCGTCTTGCAGGTGGTCAAGGTTCACTGCCATTAGCAGGAACTGCAGTTTATATGACATCTTATTCTCGTTTGAACGATGACAGAAAATGGGAAAATGCAGTTGAAGAAAGAAAATGGTTGTACCAAACTCCAATGGATATTTTGATCAAAGCTTCAAACGGAGCTTCTGATTTTGGAAATAAATTTGGACAACCGCTTATTACAGGTTCAGTTTTAACTTTCGAACATTCAGAAAACGACCGTAAAATTGGTTACGATAAAGTAATCATGCAGGCAGGTGGAATTGGATACGGAAAACTAGATCAATCAATCAAAAAGAAACCACAAGAAGGCGATAAAATCGTAATTCTTGGAGGTGAAAACTATAGAATTGGAATGGGTGGTGCTGCAGTTTCTTCTGCAGATACAGGAGCTTTCGGTTCAGGAATCGAATTAAATGCCATTCAGCGTTCAAACCCTGAAATGCAAAAACGTGCTGCTAACGCGATTCGCGGTTTGGTAGAAAGCGACAATAACCCAATTGTTTCTATTCACGATCACGGAGCTGGAGGACACTTAAACTGTCTTTCAGAATTGGTTGAAGAAACTGGAGGTTTAATCGATTTAGACAAATTACCAGTTGGAGATCCTACTCTTTCTGCAAAAGAAATCATTGGTAACGAATCTCAGGAAAGAATGGGATTGGTTATTGGTCAAAAAGATATTGATACGCTGCAAAGAATTGCCGACAGAGAGCGTTCGCCAATGTATCAGGTTGGAGATGTAACGGGAGATCACCGTTTTACTTTCCAATCACAGTCAAATGGTTCAAAACCGATGGATTATGCTTTAGAAGATTTCTTCGGAAGTTCTCCAAAAACGGTTATGACAGACAAAACGGTTGACAGAAAATATGCTGATGTTGGATACAACGCAGGAGATTTCGAATCATATTTAAAAGACGTTTTACGTTTAGAAGCGGTTGCTTCAAAAGACTGGTTGACAAACAAAGTTGACCGTTGTGTTGGAGGAAAAGTTGCTAAACAGCAAAATGCAGGTCCGTTACAATTGCCTTTGAATAACGTTGGAGTTATGGCTCTGGATTATTTAGGCAAAGAAGGTATTGCAACTTCTATTGGTCACGCTCCTATCGCAGCTTTAATTGATCCGGTTGCAGGATCTAGAAATGCTATTGCAGAATCGTTATCAAACTTAGTTTGGGCGCCAATCATCAATGGTTTAAAAGGAGTTTCATTATCTGCAAACTGGATGTGGGCTTGTAAAAACGAAGGTGAAGATGCTCGTTTATACGATGCAGTACAAGGTTGTTCAGATTTCGCAATTGAATTAGGAATCAATATTCCAACAGGAAAAGATTCTCTTTCAATGAAACAAAAATATCCAAACGATGAAGTAATTGCACCGGGAACTGTTATTATTTCAGCTGCCGGAAACTGTACAGATATTAGAAAAGTAGTTGAACCAGTTTTACAGAAAAACGGAGATTCAATTTACTATATCAATTTGTCTCAGGATGATTTCAAACTTGGAGGTTCATCTTTTGCACAAATCAGAAACACAATCGGAAACGAAACGTCTACCATTAAAGATTCGGCTTTCTTTAAAAATGCATTTAATACCATTCAGGAATTAATTGGTGAAAACCAAATTTTAGCAGGTCACGATATTGGAAGCGGTGGTTTAATTACTACTTTATTAGAATTGTGTTTTGCTGATATAAATCTTGGAGCTAAAATTGATTTCAGTGCTTTCGCAGAAAAAGATTTATTAAAAATCCTATTCGCTGAAAATATCGGAATTGTATTCCAGGCTAAATCTGATGCAGCTGTTGAAGCTAAATTAAACGCAAACAACATCGAATTTTTCAAATTAGGAAAAGCGACAACTACCGAGACTTTAGACCTTGGACCTTGGACTTTAGACATAAAAGCTTACAGAGATGTTTGGTTCGAAACTTCTTATTTATTAGATCAAAAACAATCTAAAAACGGAAGAGCTCAGGCACGTTTTGAAAACTATAAAAATCAGGTTTTAAACTATACTTTCCCTGCACATTTTACAGGAAAGAAACCAGAAATCGACAATTCTAAACCAAGACCAAAAGCGGCTATTATTCGTGAAAAAGGAAGTAATTCTGAGCGTGAAATGGCAAATGCAATGTACTTGGCAGGTTTTGATGTAAAAGACGTCCACATGACCGATTTAATTTCGGGTCGTGAAACGCTTGAAGATATTCAGTTTATCGGAGCAGTTGGAGGATTCTCTAACTCAGATGTTTTAGGTTCTGCTAAAGGCTGGGCCGGAGCTTTCTTATACAACGAAAAAGCAAAAACAGCTTTAGATAATTTCTTTAAAAGAGAAGATACTTTATCAGTTGGAATCTGTAACGGATGCCAGTTGTTTATGGAATTAGAAGTAATTAACCCAGAACATGAAGTTCACGGAAAAATGCTTCATAACGAAAGCCAGAAACACGAAAGTATCTTTACATCAGTAAAAGTTCAGGAAAATAACTCTGTTATGTTATCGACATTGGCTGGAAGTACTTTAGGAGTTTGGGTTTCTCACGGAGAAGGTAAATTCAAATTGCCTTATGCAGAAGACCAATACAACATTGTTTCTAAATATGCTTACGAAGGTTATCCTGCAAACCCAAATGGTTCTGACTACAACACGGCAATGATGTGTGATAAAACAGGAAGACATTTGGTTATGATGCCTCATATTGAGCGTTCTACTTTCCAATGGAACTGGGCGCATTATCCAAAAGACAGAAATGACGAGGTTTCTCCTTGGCATGAAGCTTTTGTTAACGCCAGAAAATGGATTGAGAAAAACTAA
- a CDS encoding TonB-dependent receptor domain-containing protein, translated as MEKWKQNLIAAILLFAISQYSFSQKTNSVTGTISDGKTPLEFVDVVLKPLTDTTKTAAYAVTDSSGKFVLENINSAEYILKFRLIGFKSNSQKIKYTGTPISLGNIVLQEDANLLNTVVVNSQKKQIQKTNEGFVFNAVSNISQTGGTAIDMLKNIPTVAVDADDAISLRGKTPLILINGKNSAVTNMNQIPASSIESIEIITSPTAKYDANAESGIINIKLKKNNLNGLNGAAVLGGGFGAKGRMNSSVLLNNKTDKWNIGLAYDNRFAGRTKSIKGERTNYFIDDEHFINQSRSDERTEGLQNLKLNVDFSPNDRNTISFEALGNMESQDNDETLKTDILNSSNQFYSSNKRHSLELERSKAAEFAFNYDRKFSDDRKSLTASITTSYNFHRENTDIDTDNYDKNYAPIGDTFWQRTHNYEKENISNAIVNYAFTISEKSIIETGYKGTFRLFNSDFQSADLINGEYVVNPMVSNIFDFNEQINAVYVLWNSYSGSKENQKWKYNLGLRAENVSNNGATQNNSDHFSNDYLKIFPSGSVQLNLKSDEFLKFGYSKRINRPDLDDLNPFIDITDALNPHGGNPYLKPEIIYIVELSYNKDWDKYSLSGNAFYRNANNTIRQYGVLQDNGVILLQPQNIGNTVTYGLETIFSFKPISFYDGNISLTAFQQNINAGNLPQSEDVVSSAFSWYGKIINNFTPWKGGKLQVIGNYNSAVATAQGKRIPIYNVDMGFQQKLGKSNARLGLVVTDMFNTLESGYKNNTLLFRNNRTSKSDTRALMLTFAYTFRSDFKEKLLENQFSTE; from the coding sequence ATGGAAAAATGGAAACAAAATTTAATCGCCGCAATTCTCTTATTTGCTATAAGCCAATACTCATTTAGTCAAAAAACAAATTCTGTTACCGGAACTATTTCAGACGGTAAAACTCCTCTTGAATTTGTCGATGTAGTTTTAAAACCTCTTACAGATACTACAAAAACAGCAGCGTATGCTGTTACAGATTCGTCAGGAAAATTTGTTCTTGAAAATATCAACTCAGCAGAATATATTTTAAAATTTCGTTTAATTGGTTTCAAATCAAATAGTCAGAAAATAAAATATACAGGAACTCCTATTTCGCTTGGAAATATTGTTTTGCAGGAAGATGCCAATCTTCTTAATACGGTAGTTGTAAATTCTCAGAAAAAGCAGATTCAAAAAACAAACGAAGGTTTTGTTTTTAATGCCGTTTCTAATATATCACAAACCGGCGGCACTGCAATTGATATGCTCAAAAATATCCCAACTGTTGCTGTTGATGCAGACGATGCTATTTCACTTAGAGGAAAAACACCTTTAATTTTAATTAATGGAAAAAATTCTGCTGTTACAAATATGAATCAGATTCCGGCAAGCAGTATCGAAAGTATCGAAATCATTACAAGTCCAACAGCAAAATATGATGCCAATGCCGAAAGTGGAATCATCAATATTAAATTAAAGAAAAACAACTTAAACGGATTAAACGGTGCGGCTGTTCTGGGCGGCGGATTTGGAGCAAAAGGAAGAATGAACAGCTCTGTACTTTTAAACAATAAAACCGATAAATGGAATATTGGTCTTGCGTATGATAATCGTTTTGCCGGAAGAACCAAGAGTATTAAAGGTGAAAGAACGAATTACTTCATTGATGATGAACATTTTATTAATCAGAGCAGAAGTGATGAAAGAACTGAAGGTCTGCAGAATTTAAAACTGAACGTTGATTTTTCACCAAATGACAGAAATACTATTTCTTTTGAAGCACTTGGAAACATGGAAAGTCAGGATAATGATGAAACCTTAAAAACAGATATTCTCAATAGTTCTAATCAGTTTTACTCTAGTAATAAACGTCATTCCCTGGAATTAGAACGTTCTAAAGCTGCAGAATTTGCTTTTAATTACGATCGAAAGTTTTCTGATGACAGAAAAAGTTTAACTGCAAGTATTACCACCTCATACAATTTCCACAGAGAAAATACCGATATCGACACAGATAATTATGATAAAAATTATGCACCAATTGGCGATACTTTTTGGCAGCGAACACATAATTATGAAAAAGAAAATATTTCGAATGCAATTGTAAACTATGCTTTTACTATTTCAGAAAAATCTATAATTGAAACCGGATATAAAGGAACTTTTAGACTTTTTAATTCAGATTTTCAAAGTGCAGACCTTATAAATGGTGAGTATGTGGTAAATCCGATGGTGAGTAATATTTTTGATTTTAATGAGCAGATAAATGCCGTTTATGTACTTTGGAATTCGTATTCAGGTTCTAAGGAAAATCAAAAATGGAAATACAATTTAGGACTTCGTGCAGAAAATGTTTCTAACAATGGGGCAACACAAAACAATAGTGATCATTTTAGCAATGATTATTTAAAAATTTTCCCTTCCGGATCTGTACAATTGAATTTAAAATCTGATGAATTTTTAAAATTTGGTTACAGTAAACGTATTAATCGTCCGGATTTAGATGATTTAAATCCTTTTATTGATATTACAGACGCTTTGAATCCGCATGGAGGAAATCCATATTTAAAGCCTGAAATTATATATATTGTAGAATTAAGCTACAATAAAGACTGGGACAAATATTCTCTTTCCGGAAATGCTTTTTACAGAAATGCCAATAATACGATTAGACAATACGGTGTTCTTCAAGATAACGGAGTGATTTTATTGCAGCCACAAAACATTGGAAATACAGTTACGTACGGACTTGAAACTATTTTCAGCTTTAAGCCAATTTCTTTCTACGATGGAAATATTAGTTTAACGGCTTTTCAGCAAAATATTAATGCCGGTAATTTACCGCAATCAGAAGATGTTGTGAGCAGTGCTTTTAGCTGGTACGGAAAAATCATTAATAATTTTACGCCTTGGAAAGGCGGTAAACTTCAGGTAATAGGCAACTATAATTCTGCTGTGGCAACTGCTCAGGGAAAAAGAATTCCAATTTATAATGTAGACATGGGATTCCAGCAGAAATTAGGAAAAAGCAATGCCAGATTAGGTCTTGTTGTAACCGATATGTTCAACACTTTAGAAAGCGGTTATAAAAACAATACTCTGCTATTTAGAAACAACAGAACTTCTAAATCTGATACCCGTGCTCTTATGCTTACTTTTGCTTATACCTTCAGATCTGATTTTAAAGAAAAGCTGTTAGAAAATCAGTTTTCTACAGAATAA
- a CDS encoding AMP-dependent synthetase/ligase — translation MVSITRLFDFPYYQQETYNLPVALANKKNGVWEKTSTEEYIAKANAVSRALLRMGVQKDDKIALISSNNRTEWNIMDIGILQTGAQNVPIYPTIAEEDYEYILNHSGSIYCFVSDDEVLQKVNAIKANVPTLKEVYSFNEIPGCKHWSDLLLAGEDESNQSEVEARKDSIHTDDLATIIYTSGTTGRPKGVMLSHKNIVSNVLDSAPRIPFDPGKSTALSFLPICHIFERMILYIYQYYGVSVYFGESIDKISDNLKEVRPTVITAVPRLLEKVYDKIYAKGTELTGIKKKLFFWAIDLGLKYEPYGANGFWYEFQLKIARKLIFSKWKEGLGGKLDLMVSGSAALQPRLSRVFAAAEIPVMEGYGLTETSPVIAVNDQRNRGFKIGTVGKPIRNVEVKIAEDGEILLKGPNVMLGYYKDPEKTAEAVIDGYFHTGDIGEIDSEGFLKITDRKKEMFKTSGGKYIAPQMIENAMKQSRFIEQIMVIGEGEKMPGAFIQPNFEFVKEWAKIHKITLGSSDAEISSNPDVIKRIDEEVESINKKFGHWEQVKRFELTPDVWSIDGGQLTPTLKLKRKIIKEIYKDLYAKIYDHN, via the coding sequence ATGGTTTCAATCACACGCCTTTTTGATTTTCCCTATTATCAACAAGAAACTTACAACCTCCCAGTTGCTCTGGCAAACAAAAAAAACGGAGTCTGGGAAAAAACATCCACCGAGGAATATATTGCAAAAGCTAATGCCGTTTCGAGAGCATTATTGCGCATGGGCGTTCAAAAAGATGATAAAATTGCTTTAATAAGTTCTAATAACCGTACCGAATGGAATATAATGGATATTGGTATTTTGCAGACTGGTGCGCAAAATGTTCCAATTTATCCAACAATTGCAGAGGAAGATTACGAATATATTTTAAATCACAGCGGCAGTATTTATTGCTTTGTTTCTGATGACGAAGTTTTACAAAAAGTAAATGCAATTAAAGCCAATGTGCCTACTTTGAAAGAAGTTTATTCTTTTAATGAAATTCCTGGATGCAAACACTGGTCAGATCTTCTTTTGGCCGGCGAAGACGAAAGCAATCAAAGCGAAGTTGAGGCCAGAAAAGACAGCATCCACACAGATGATTTAGCTACAATTATTTATACTTCCGGAACTACAGGAAGACCTAAGGGCGTTATGCTTTCTCATAAAAATATCGTTTCAAATGTTCTGGACAGTGCTCCAAGAATTCCATTTGATCCGGGAAAAAGCACTGCTTTGAGCTTTCTGCCAATCTGCCATATTTTTGAAAGAATGATTTTATACATTTATCAATATTATGGAGTTTCGGTTTATTTTGGAGAATCTATTGATAAAATCAGCGATAACTTAAAAGAAGTTCGTCCAACTGTAATTACAGCTGTACCACGACTTTTAGAAAAAGTTTACGATAAAATTTACGCAAAAGGGACTGAATTAACAGGTATCAAGAAAAAACTTTTTTTCTGGGCTATTGATTTAGGCTTAAAATATGAACCATACGGAGCAAATGGCTTTTGGTATGAATTTCAATTGAAAATCGCCCGCAAACTTATTTTCAGTAAATGGAAAGAAGGTTTAGGAGGAAAATTAGACTTGATGGTTTCCGGAAGTGCCGCTTTACAGCCGCGCTTATCAAGAGTTTTTGCTGCTGCAGAAATCCCGGTTATGGAAGGATATGGTTTAACAGAAACTTCTCCCGTAATTGCCGTTAACGATCAAAGAAACAGAGGATTTAAAATTGGAACCGTTGGAAAACCAATCCGCAATGTTGAAGTTAAAATTGCCGAAGACGGAGAAATTTTATTAAAAGGTCCAAACGTAATGCTGGGTTATTATAAAGATCCTGAAAAAACTGCAGAAGCTGTTATTGACGGGTATTTCCATACAGGCGATATTGGAGAAATTGACAGTGAAGGTTTCTTAAAAATTACCGACCGTAAAAAAGAAATGTTTAAAACTTCAGGAGGTAAATATATTGCGCCGCAGATGATCGAAAATGCCATGAAACAATCTCGTTTTATTGAGCAGATTATGGTTATTGGCGAAGGTGAAAAAATGCCTGGAGCTTTTATTCAGCCAAACTTTGAATTTGTAAAAGAATGGGCAAAAATCCATAAAATTACTTTGGGAAGTTCTGATGCCGAAATTAGTTCAAATCCAGATGTTATTAAACGTATCGATGAAGAAGTAGAAAGCATCAACAAAAAATTCGGACACTGGGAACAAGTAAAACGCTTTGAATTAACACCAGATGTATGGTCTATCGATGGCGGACAGCTTACTCCTACTCTAAAATTGAAACGTAAAATCATTAAAGAAATCTACAAAGATCTTTACGCTAAAATCTATGATCATAATTAA
- a CDS encoding 3'-5' exonuclease, with translation MKTTDKIIIIDLEATCWQGVVPKGQQNEIIEIGLAVLDSQTGEITKNKGILIKPQRSTVSPFCTELTTITQDLLDKNGVSFEEAVNLLIDEYNPDLYTWASYGQYDLNMLTKQCKSFGIPYPMGEEHINVKEHFAEKFGLKRSTGMNGALQLLNIPLEGTHHRGIDDAKNIAKIMHWCLKN, from the coding sequence ATGAAAACAACAGATAAAATTATTATTATCGATTTAGAAGCAACATGCTGGCAGGGCGTGGTCCCGAAAGGCCAGCAAAATGAAATTATCGAAATTGGATTAGCGGTTTTAGATTCACAAACAGGTGAAATTACAAAGAACAAGGGAATTTTAATAAAGCCCCAGCGCTCGACCGTGAGTCCGTTTTGTACAGAATTAACCACCATTACTCAGGATTTATTAGATAAAAACGGTGTTTCTTTTGAGGAAGCTGTAAATCTCTTAATCGACGAATACAATCCCGATTTATATACTTGGGCAAGTTACGGTCAGTACGACTTAAATATGCTTACAAAACAATGCAAATCGTTTGGTATTCCATATCCAATGGGAGAGGAACATATTAACGTAAAAGAGCATTTTGCTGAAAAGTTTGGTCTAAAAAGATCCACCGGAATGAACGGTGCCCTGCAATTATTGAATATTCCGCTTGAAGGAACACATCACCGCGGAATTGACGATGCCAAAAACATCGCTAAGATTATGCATTGGTGCCTTAAAAATTAG
- a CDS encoding SWIM zinc finger family protein — MTDLEYNYKGVSTYSKTKGINNLVLAHQTEIEEVNNIPCFFWGSLTDPYVTAKCWSTIAKVVRSSFGPIPPSLRDPIVSAGSERLRFEGFSSCNGVYVRLDMKPEAVDGEFIANGTTNVDFNDPMLNALNAIQKNEKVTLAVGQQDVQVITSKAKVVEKKVTLPMRWIKGLTSVQLYLADMDLKFELNKIQTIQLFQSLPKGNVKGDFFITKRAGKFMFSTLATADSVRIGGVQRLRLLEGILAIVDKIFIYESDDKQTCAVVCEFGKMQLLMAFSPDSYRGFSGEGNVLETMTENLPIEWVYGLNSLLKSNEMFDPTMLSIENDIDFGTMDNLTSNLSSMGLLGYDLSEKAHFYRRLPFKTERILSLNPRLKNAKKLIDNEEVEIVERKADYIEAKVKGSGVVHKVIIDNTSQRCTCDWFTAYQGKRGICKHILAVKMTIS, encoded by the coding sequence ATGACAGATTTAGAATATAATTATAAAGGAGTTTCGACGTATAGTAAAACAAAAGGCATTAATAATTTGGTTTTGGCACATCAAACCGAAATCGAGGAAGTCAATAATATTCCGTGTTTTTTCTGGGGAAGTTTAACAGATCCTTATGTAACGGCAAAATGCTGGAGTACGATTGCAAAAGTCGTTCGTTCGAGTTTTGGACCAATTCCGCCAAGTCTTCGTGATCCTATTGTTTCTGCGGGATCAGAAAGACTTCGTTTTGAGGGATTTTCTTCCTGCAACGGAGTTTATGTAAGATTAGACATGAAACCTGAAGCCGTTGACGGAGAATTTATCGCAAACGGAACAACAAATGTTGACTTTAATGATCCAATGCTGAATGCGCTGAATGCGATTCAAAAAAACGAAAAAGTAACCCTTGCCGTTGGTCAGCAGGACGTTCAGGTAATTACCAGCAAAGCAAAAGTAGTCGAGAAAAAAGTGACTTTGCCAATGCGCTGGATAAAAGGATTAACAAGCGTACAGTTGTATCTGGCTGATATGGATTTAAAGTTCGAATTGAATAAAATCCAAACCATTCAGCTTTTTCAAAGTCTGCCAAAAGGAAATGTAAAAGGTGATTTCTTTATAACCAAAAGAGCCGGAAAATTTATGTTTTCGACATTAGCCACAGCAGACAGTGTTAGAATTGGTGGTGTACAAAGATTGCGTTTATTAGAAGGTATTCTGGCAATTGTAGATAAGATTTTTATTTACGAATCTGATGATAAACAAACTTGTGCTGTTGTCTGCGAATTTGGAAAAATGCAGTTGTTAATGGCTTTTTCTCCAGATTCGTACCGCGGATTTTCGGGTGAAGGAAACGTATTGGAAACCATGACAGAAAACCTGCCTATAGAATGGGTTTACGGATTAAACAGTTTATTAAAATCAAATGAAATGTTTGACCCAACAATGCTTTCGATAGAAAATGATATTGATTTTGGAACAATGGATAATCTGACTTCCAATTTATCTTCGATGGGATTATTGGGTTATGATTTAAGCGAAAAAGCACATTTTTACCGTCGTCTTCCTTTTAAAACAGAGCGTATTTTGTCTTTAAACCCGAGATTAAAAAATGCCAAAAAACTAATCGATAATGAAGAAGTAGAAATCGTTGAAAGAAAGGCTGACTATATCGAAGCCAAAGTAAAAGGTTCAGGCGTGGTGCATAAAGTAATTATCGACAATACTTCGCAAAGATGCACCTGCGATTGGTTTACAGCTTATCAGGGAAAAAGAGGAATCTGTAAACATATTTTAGCAGTAAAAATGACGATTTCTTAG